TCTAGGGAACAAACCCTAATTGTTATCCATGGCTCACCTCTCCTTGTTGTCACCGACGGCCTGTGGCGCAGCTGTGGGGGAAGTGATGGCCCCGGCCCCAGGGGCCGGCTGCTGGAAGGAGACGGTCCCACCAGTGGCGACCCCGCCGAGGGCGTTGGTGTAGCGgaaggcgaggggcggcggcgggtagAAGGCCATGGCCGgcacggccggcggcggcgcggagacCGCGGCGGCGCCTCCTCCTGAGACGACGGGCGGGAGCTGGGGCATGGTCTGGAAGATGAACTGCGGCTGAATCGCCgcgaactgctgctgctgctgctgctgcatctgcagcatctgttgctgctgctgcacctCGAGCGGGAGGAGCTGGGGCTGGGGCGGGGCCTGCGTCATGgcaggcgcgggcgcgggcgcgggcgcggaggcggggagcgggggagggttctggttctggttctgggccttgggcggcggcggcgggggcggctggagGCGGGGCCCGAAGAAGAGGTCCATCTGGTCGCGGATGTAGGGCGCCTTGTGGGAGAGGTCGACGCCGAGCCGCGCCTGCGCCTGCTGGAGCACGGCGGCGAGCGAGGCCGCctccccggcgccgccgccgccggcctcgagCGCGCCCCGGAGGAGCGACTCCACGCAGGCGGCGATATCCTGGTCCGACACCATGGCCGCCGCGCGAAAAAAACTCAAATCTCGCCCCGCCAAAACCCACCGCGattcccctccctccctctctctctctctctctctctctctctctacccctCTCTGTCTCTGCAGCTTGGTCTCCCCCCCTTTgtcgcccccccccctctctctctctctctctctctagctccGCCCCTTTCTCTCTCCTGATTTCCCCTGGGGTGAGGctttctctctcctcctcctcgcctaaTCTATTTGTTAAGTAGGGTTTCGTCGCGAGGGGGGCGGCGGAAAGGGCCGCACGGCGCAGCCGGCCACGCAGCCGCTGGCCAATGGGGGCCGGGGCGCGTGGGGCCCACGCGTCATCGGGGGGGTGGCCGGGCGAGCCGCGTGTGGAACGGGGGGACTCGGTGCGGAATGGCGAGAGTGCCCCCCGGTTTTGGATATGCGGTTGTTGAGGAGGCGTGGGATGCGTT
The window above is part of the Triticum aestivum cultivar Chinese Spring chromosome 2A, IWGSC CS RefSeq v2.1, whole genome shotgun sequence genome. Proteins encoded here:
- the LOC123190607 gene encoding formin-like protein 1, with the protein product MVSDQDIAACVESLLRGALEAGGGGAGEAASLAAVLQQAQARLGVDLSHKAPYIRDQMDLFFGPRLQPPPPPPPKAQNQNQNPPPLPASAPAPAPAPAMTQAPPQPQLLPLEVQQQQQMLQMQQQQQQQFAAIQPQFIFQTMPQLPPVVSGGGAAAVSAPPPAVPAMAFYPPPPLAFRYTNALGGVATGGTVSFQQPAPGAGAITSPTAAPQAVGDNKESASKRKRGGPGGLNKVCAISPELQTVVGETAMSRTQIVKQLWAYIRQNNLQDPDDKRKIICNDELRIVFGTDSTDMFKMNKLLAKHITPLDPKDQPSEAKKIKAATPAPQQMPTINQNQPYVVVSDALAKFLGVEGTVPHDDALKYLWDYIKANQLEDPASASILCDSSLQELFGCESIPASGLSDLLAHHFIQRT